A single region of the Acinetobacter sp. WCHA45 genome encodes:
- the hisF gene encoding imidazole glycerol phosphate synthase subunit HisF translates to MLAKRIIPCLDVDNGRVVKGVQFLDIRDAGDPVEVARRYNEQGADEITFLDITATHHGRDTTYRTVERMAESVFVPLTVGGGVRKVEDIRLLLNAGADKVSINSAAVFTPEFVQEASQRFGAQCIVVAIDAKKTGENKWEIFTHGGRKPTGIDAIEWAVKMADFGAGELLITSMDADGTKAGYDIALMRQINDRVNIPTIASGGVGNLQHLADGILKGGADAVLAASIFHFGQHTIPEAKQYLAEQGIEMRL, encoded by the coding sequence ATGCTCGCAAAACGTATTATCCCTTGCTTAGATGTTGATAATGGTCGAGTCGTCAAAGGCGTTCAATTTCTTGATATTCGTGACGCAGGTGACCCTGTTGAAGTCGCACGTCGTTATAACGAACAAGGCGCCGATGAAATTACATTTTTAGATATTACTGCTACCCATCATGGACGCGATACGACTTACCGTACGGTAGAACGTATGGCTGAAAGCGTGTTTGTACCTTTAACTGTTGGTGGTGGTGTCCGTAAAGTTGAAGATATTCGTTTATTACTAAATGCAGGTGCTGATAAAGTCAGTATCAACTCGGCAGCGGTATTTACCCCTGAGTTTGTTCAAGAAGCTTCTCAACGTTTTGGCGCACAATGTATTGTGGTCGCAATTGATGCGAAAAAAACTGGCGAAAATAAGTGGGAAATCTTTACCCACGGTGGTCGTAAGCCAACAGGAATTGATGCGATTGAATGGGCTGTGAAAATGGCTGACTTCGGTGCGGGCGAATTGCTGATTACCAGTATGGATGCCGATGGAACCAAAGCGGGTTATGACATTGCCTTGATGCGTCAGATCAATGATCGTGTCAATATTCCGACCATCGCATCAGGTGGCGTAGGCAATTTACAACATTTGGCTGACGGAATTTTGAAAGGCGGTGCAGATGCGGTACTGGCTGCTTCAATTTTCCATTTTGGTCAACATACAATTCCAGAAGCTAAGCAATATTTGGCTGAGCAAGGGATTGAAATGCGTCTTTAA
- the hisB gene encoding imidazoleglycerol-phosphate dehydratase HisB — MTQRISEVVRNTNETKIRVRLNLDGTGQGTLNTGVPFLDHMIDQIKRHGLFDIDIHCDGDLEIDDHHTVEDCGITLGQAFAQALGDKKGLRRYGHFYAPLDEALSRVIVDLSGRPGLFMDIPFTRARIGTFDVDLFSEFFQGFVNHALITLHIDNLKGKNSHHQIESVFKALARALRMACEIDPRAENTIASTKGSL; from the coding sequence ATGACGCAACGTATCAGTGAAGTGGTAAGAAACACCAACGAAACCAAAATTCGAGTTCGTCTCAATCTCGATGGTACGGGTCAAGGCACACTCAACACTGGAGTTCCATTTTTAGACCATATGATTGATCAAATCAAGCGTCATGGTTTATTTGATATCGATATTCATTGCGATGGTGACTTAGAAATTGATGATCACCATACTGTTGAAGATTGTGGAATCACCTTGGGGCAAGCATTTGCACAAGCTTTAGGTGATAAAAAAGGCTTACGTCGTTATGGGCATTTTTATGCACCACTTGATGAAGCACTTTCTCGTGTTATTGTTGATCTATCTGGTCGTCCGGGTTTATTTATGGATATTCCATTCACTCGCGCTCGTATCGGCACGTTTGATGTCGATTTGTTCTCTGAGTTTTTCCAAGGTTTTGTCAACCATGCACTGATCACGCTGCATATTGACAACCTGAAAGGCAAAAACAGCCACCACCAGATTGAAAGTGTGTTTAAGGCGTTGGCTCGCGCATTGCGTATGGCATGTGAAATTGATCCACGTGCAGAAAATACCATTGCTTCGACCAAAGGTAGCTTGTAA
- a CDS encoding GNAT family N-acetyltransferase: protein MPITVHAYSTLDNLGIRTQLERLYDTSPEFGDGQDAMEQLAQNLQQYTTVYTAEFNTKIIGAIWATGQGESRVLEYIVVHPSNRGRGVAERLVEEVCRIEEEQGVKHFEPGCGAIHRCLSHLGKI from the coding sequence ATGCCTATTACCGTACATGCTTACAGTACACTAGATAATCTAGGAATTCGTACTCAGCTCGAGCGACTCTACGATACCAGCCCAGAGTTTGGTGATGGGCAAGATGCAATGGAGCAACTTGCGCAAAATCTACAGCAATATACCACAGTTTATACCGCTGAATTTAACACCAAAATTATAGGTGCAATTTGGGCAACAGGACAAGGTGAAAGCCGTGTTTTAGAATATATTGTCGTACATCCATCCAATCGTGGACGTGGGGTTGCAGAGCGTTTGGTTGAAGAAGTGTGCCGTATCGAAGAGGAACAAGGTGTAAAGCATTTTGAACCAGGTTGTGGGGCAATTCATCGTTGTTTATCGCATTTGGGCAAAATCTAG
- a CDS encoding DUF4870 family protein yields the protein MNYSVDQDPNRTLTLVLYVLYIIAIFSGGLLAIIALIINYVKRSDVQGSIFESHFTWQIRTFWWYLAWNIIAFIPFFFLFFTGDNANAFAGVALSSTIFCGFVIFAAWVWIVYRAIRGLIALNDNKPMYQ from the coding sequence ATGAATTATTCCGTTGATCAAGATCCAAACCGCACCTTAACTTTGGTTCTCTATGTCCTTTATATCATTGCGATTTTTAGTGGTGGTTTGTTGGCGATTATTGCTTTAATTATTAACTATGTAAAACGTAGTGATGTGCAAGGTTCAATTTTTGAGAGTCATTTTACTTGGCAAATTCGTACCTTTTGGTGGTATTTGGCTTGGAATATCATTGCATTTATCCCATTTTTCTTTCTGTTTTTTACAGGCGATAATGCCAATGCTTTTGCAGGTGTCGCACTCTCAAGTACTATATTTTGTGGTTTCGTGATTTTTGCTGCATGGGTCTGGATTGTTTATCGGGCAATTCGAGGTTTAATTGCATTAAATGATAATAAGCCAATGTATCAATAA
- the hisH gene encoding imidazole glycerol phosphate synthase subunit HisH: protein MTRIALLDYGMGNLHSAAKALEHVGAIVDVTNDPKLIAKADKIVFPGVGAMRDCMRGMHEAGIDEVVRQAAFNKPVLAICVGMQALLQSSEENGGVEALGIFEGVVKHFPEIPNLKVPHMGWNQVHQLDPSHPMWNNIEQDARFYFVHSYYVEPKDSTITAATCDYGVNFCTAIHKDNLFATQFHPEKSHIAGLQLLKNFVEWKI from the coding sequence ATGACACGTATTGCTTTACTTGATTATGGTATGGGTAATTTACACTCTGCAGCAAAAGCTTTAGAGCATGTGGGTGCAATTGTCGATGTGACCAATGATCCAAAACTGATTGCTAAAGCAGATAAAATTGTATTTCCTGGCGTAGGTGCCATGCGTGACTGTATGCGAGGCATGCATGAGGCAGGAATTGATGAAGTCGTTCGTCAAGCGGCTTTTAACAAACCTGTACTCGCGATTTGTGTTGGCATGCAAGCATTGCTACAAAGCTCTGAAGAGAATGGTGGCGTAGAAGCTTTGGGTATTTTTGAGGGTGTGGTCAAACACTTCCCTGAAATTCCGAATTTAAAAGTTCCGCACATGGGTTGGAACCAAGTACATCAACTTGATCCAAGTCATCCGATGTGGAATAACATTGAGCAGGACGCACGTTTCTATTTTGTGCATAGTTATTATGTTGAGCCAAAAGATTCGACTATTACGGCGGCAACCTGTGATTATGGCGTGAATTTCTGTACGGCGATTCACAAAGACAATTTATTCGCGACCCAATTCCATCCTGAGAAAAGTCATATTGCTGGTTTGCAGTTGTTAAAAAACTTTGTGGAATGGAAGATTTAA
- a CDS encoding helix-turn-helix domain-containing protein, which yields MNQAETVLQYVGKNIRYFRDQSQLSQQELADRAGVSRRTIAALETGQVNISLAKLDAIAAVLAVDFKRLVSNPEVSENAIVNALAWQGKAQDSHATLLAAVSTHTQTELWNWSLAVGEEYCADADPIGWRELIYVLEGELSLEFENETRVIYAGQSMLFESDVSYRYINRGTCVLKFIRNVLY from the coding sequence ATGAACCAAGCTGAAACTGTTCTGCAATATGTAGGAAAAAATATTCGTTATTTCCGCGATCAATCACAACTCAGCCAACAAGAATTAGCGGATCGGGCAGGTGTGAGTCGACGGACTATTGCTGCCTTGGAAACAGGACAAGTAAATATTAGTTTAGCCAAGCTAGATGCGATTGCTGCTGTTTTGGCTGTCGATTTTAAAAGACTCGTGAGTAATCCTGAGGTAAGTGAAAACGCAATTGTGAATGCGCTTGCATGGCAAGGAAAAGCTCAAGACAGCCATGCGACACTTTTGGCTGCTGTATCAACACATACCCAAACTGAGTTGTGGAATTGGTCACTTGCGGTAGGAGAGGAATATTGTGCCGATGCAGATCCAATCGGCTGGCGAGAACTCATTTATGTTTTAGAAGGGGAGTTAAGCCTTGAATTTGAAAATGAAACTCGTGTGATTTACGCAGGTCAGTCAATGCTTTTTGAAAGTGATGTGAGCTATCGTTATATTAATCGTGGCACATGCGTATTAAAATTTATTCGTAATGTGTTGTATTAA
- a CDS encoding homoserine kinase, producing the protein MSVYTPLSLEEVQAFAEPYGLAVIDLIPIQGGIQNTNYFLVDQSKQHYVLTVFEELDAEGAGELVPVLDCLGKAGVPVAVPLKYNGQAIHSIADKPAQIAPRLMGEHPEQASIKQVQAIAQAQAKLHLALQGFPLERDFNRNHQYWSEVANQLRPQLIQADQQLLNQVFHLFTVITQAYPNRPIGFIHSDLFRDNTLFQGDQLQGILDFYELNQDEWLFDIAISINDFCTAYPQAHLDIEKAEAFLGAYQSIRPLTQDELACLDIFLAMAACRFWCMRLQVAQKNAAEGRTGEDISQKNPMEMRMMLQNRLQQVLGLG; encoded by the coding sequence ATGTCGGTTTATACCCCGTTGAGTTTAGAAGAAGTTCAAGCATTCGCTGAGCCTTATGGTTTAGCAGTAATTGACCTGATTCCAATCCAAGGCGGTATTCAAAACACCAATTATTTTTTGGTGGATCAATCAAAACAACACTATGTTTTAACGGTTTTTGAAGAATTAGATGCTGAGGGGGCAGGTGAACTGGTACCTGTACTGGATTGTTTGGGTAAGGCAGGCGTACCTGTGGCGGTGCCCTTAAAATACAATGGGCAGGCGATTCATAGCATTGCAGATAAACCTGCTCAGATTGCACCTCGTTTGATGGGTGAACATCCTGAACAAGCCAGTATTAAACAAGTACAGGCGATTGCTCAAGCGCAGGCAAAATTGCATTTGGCTTTGCAGGGCTTTCCTTTGGAACGTGATTTTAATCGCAATCATCAATACTGGTCTGAAGTAGCAAACCAATTACGTCCTCAATTGATTCAAGCAGATCAACAACTTTTAAATCAGGTCTTTCACTTATTTACAGTGATTACGCAAGCATATCCAAACCGACCAATAGGCTTTATTCATTCTGATTTATTTCGGGATAATACCTTGTTTCAGGGAGATCAATTACAAGGTATTCTTGATTTTTATGAACTCAATCAAGATGAATGGCTATTTGATATTGCGATTAGTATCAATGACTTCTGTACAGCTTATCCACAAGCCCATTTGGATATAGAAAAAGCTGAGGCATTCTTAGGTGCTTATCAAAGCATTCGTCCACTGACACAAGATGAATTGGCTTGTCTGGATATTTTCCTAGCAATGGCTGCTTGTCGTTTTTGGTGTATGCGTTTACAGGTCGCACAGAAAAATGCAGCAGAAGGGCGGACAGGTGAAGATATTTCACAAAAAAACCCTATGGAAATGCGCATGATGTTACAAAACCGTTTACAACAAGTTTTAGGTTTAGGGTAG
- the hisA gene encoding 1-(5-phosphoribosyl)-5-[(5-phosphoribosylamino)methylideneamino]imidazole-4-carboxamide isomerase, with protein sequence MLIIPAIDLKDGKCVRLKQGRMEDDTVFSDDPVATAQHWVDEGARRLHLVDLNGAFAGTPIHKPVVEAIARAQPELPIQIGGGIRSLETIEHYLEAGVSFVIIGTKAVKEPEFVEEACKRFAGHIIVGIDAINGMVATDGWANVTDVKATDLAKRFADAGVSSIVYTDIARDGMMQGVNVEQTVHLAQYSGLPVIASGGVTNLDDVRNLKGQQGILGAITGRAIYEGTLNLREAQLLLDEDRL encoded by the coding sequence ATGCTAATCATCCCTGCAATTGACCTGAAAGATGGTAAATGTGTTCGTTTAAAACAAGGACGTATGGAAGACGATACCGTTTTCTCTGATGATCCTGTCGCAACTGCACAACATTGGGTTGATGAAGGCGCACGTCGTTTACATTTAGTTGATTTAAATGGTGCTTTCGCAGGTACGCCAATTCACAAACCTGTGGTGGAAGCGATTGCACGTGCACAACCAGAACTTCCAATTCAAATTGGTGGTGGTATTCGCTCACTTGAAACCATTGAGCACTATTTGGAAGCAGGCGTATCTTTCGTCATCATTGGCACAAAAGCAGTAAAAGAACCTGAATTTGTTGAAGAGGCATGCAAACGCTTTGCAGGTCATATCATTGTTGGCATTGATGCCATCAATGGTATGGTTGCGACAGATGGCTGGGCAAATGTAACTGACGTGAAGGCAACTGATCTTGCAAAACGTTTTGCAGATGCTGGTGTTTCAAGCATTGTTTATACCGATATCGCACGTGATGGTATGATGCAAGGTGTTAACGTTGAGCAAACTGTTCATTTAGCACAATACTCTGGCTTACCTGTGATCGCTTCAGGTGGTGTGACCAATCTGGATGATGTTCGCAACCTGAAAGGCCAGCAAGGTATTTTAGGTGCGATTACAGGTCGTGCAATTTATGAAGGTACTCTCAACCTTCGTGAGGCTCAGTTATTGCTGGATGAAGATCGCCTGTAA
- a CDS encoding DUF1294 domain-containing protein, translated as MRDQGRLVEWFDDKGYGFIQPNDAHKDRVFIHIKDFARTGPRPIVGCALEYVVILDERGRYRAQQATYLKASQVIEHRSKPAQPTSAKRWSAMQIGIVIYIVFMLIASFSKLLPPYTLLFVSLMNVVSYWLYAQDKEAAQLGNRRVPEQTLHIVDSLGGWCGGWLAQQKLRHKTQKQPFRKIYFCTIVFHILLICWLISPLNVFY; from the coding sequence ATGCGAGATCAAGGGCGTTTAGTTGAATGGTTCGATGATAAAGGCTATGGCTTTATTCAACCGAATGATGCACATAAAGATCGTGTTTTTATCCATATCAAAGACTTTGCTCGCACAGGGCCGCGTCCAATTGTGGGGTGTGCCTTGGAATATGTAGTCATTTTGGATGAGCGCGGTCGTTATCGCGCTCAGCAAGCAACTTATTTAAAAGCATCACAAGTAATTGAACATCGCAGCAAACCTGCTCAGCCGACATCTGCCAAGCGTTGGTCAGCGATGCAGATTGGTATTGTGATTTATATTGTATTTATGCTGATTGCAAGTTTTAGTAAATTGCTGCCGCCGTATACTTTGCTGTTTGTTAGCTTGATGAATGTCGTTAGTTATTGGTTGTATGCGCAAGACAAAGAAGCAGCACAATTGGGAAATCGCCGTGTTCCAGAGCAGACTTTGCATATCGTGGATTCTTTGGGTGGTTGGTGTGGAGGGTGGCTTGCTCAGCAAAAACTGAGACATAAAACACAAAAACAACCGTTTCGTAAGATTTATTTCTGTACCATAGTCTTTCATATATTGTTGATATGTTGGTTAATTTCTCCACTCAACGTGTTTTATTAA
- a CDS encoding DMT family transporter yields the protein MCNILHSHLRFVVVTSLSQSPKAAQFALIFITMIWGGTFLAVQYALNFSSPMFFVGCRFAIAALAIFLISIKSMRGLTLKEILAGTAIGIVIAIGYGTQTIALQTILSSESAFLTALYVPLVPILMWVIFQKRPSLMTWLGTALAFTGLVLLTGNGISNISLSYGQTLTLICAFLIALEIILIGYFAGKVNLRRVTVIQLAVASFLSFASMPLVGEHNIPSFSWQLSILVLSLGLASALIQFVMNWAQRMVDPTRAAIIYAGEPVWAGVFGRVAGERLPLLALFGGCLVVLGVLVSELKFKILEKKKRAK from the coding sequence ATGTGCAATATATTGCACTCCCATCTTAGGTTTGTTGTTGTGACATCTTTATCTCAATCTCCCAAAGCAGCTCAATTTGCACTCATTTTCATTACCATGATTTGGGGTGGAACTTTTCTAGCGGTGCAATACGCTCTGAATTTTAGTAGCCCTATGTTTTTTGTGGGTTGTCGTTTTGCTATCGCAGCCTTGGCGATTTTTTTAATCTCAATAAAATCAATGCGTGGGTTAACTTTAAAAGAAATACTTGCAGGAACGGCGATTGGTATCGTGATTGCGATTGGTTATGGCACCCAAACCATTGCGTTACAAACGATTTTAAGTAGTGAATCTGCCTTTTTAACCGCACTGTATGTGCCTCTTGTCCCTATTTTAATGTGGGTTATTTTCCAAAAAAGACCTTCTCTGATGACATGGTTAGGAACTGCACTCGCTTTTACTGGATTAGTGCTTTTAACTGGAAATGGCATCTCCAATATCAGTTTAAGCTATGGACAAACACTGACCTTAATTTGTGCCTTTTTGATTGCGCTAGAAATTATTTTGATTGGTTATTTCGCAGGAAAAGTTAATTTAAGACGAGTCACCGTTATTCAATTGGCTGTTGCATCATTTTTATCATTTGCCAGTATGCCATTGGTTGGCGAACATAATATTCCTAGTTTTTCATGGCAATTAAGCATTCTAGTGCTTAGTTTGGGTTTAGCCAGTGCACTGATTCAATTTGTAATGAATTGGGCACAACGAATGGTCGACCCAACCCGTGCTGCAATTATTTATGCAGGTGAACCTGTTTGGGCAGGTGTATTTGGAAGAGTCGCAGGCGAGCGATTACCATTATTGGCTTTATTCGGTGGGTGTTTAGTGGTGCTTGGTGTTTTAGTCAGTGAATTAAAATTCAAAATATTAGAAAAGAAAAAGAGAGCTAAATAG
- a CDS encoding OmpP1/FadL family transporter yields MQKLLGFTLPTLFLSALSSSVFATTGYFMHGYGVKVQGNAGASIAAFNDALTIANNPSGLAWLDSRVDIGATIFNPKRSAEIEGNLAGANGHYSGNGREYFVLPEFAVNKKVNDTVALGLAIYGNGGMNTSYKKNPYAAFGNTGEAGVDLAQIFISPSVAWRYSENQSIGIATNILYQRFEAKGISGFAPFSVDGQKLSNNGKDSATGIGVKVGWSAKLNDVVTVGANYSSKIKSDKFDQYRGLFAQAGGFDVPESYGVGAAFQLTPALTVLTDIARINYSDVDSVGNPFSLASVMAGNGFGSEKGQGFGWKDINVYRIGAAYQVSPQVTIRAGYSHNDQPIPQDQTFLNILAPGVIQDHLSVGATWNIDRAQELSVAYTYGLKETVKGSQSIPLNFGGGEANLEMDQHILGVSYGLKF; encoded by the coding sequence ATGCAAAAGTTGCTTGGGTTTACACTTCCTACATTATTTTTATCCGCTTTATCGTCATCAGTATTCGCGACAACAGGTTATTTTATGCATGGCTATGGGGTAAAGGTGCAGGGAAACGCAGGAGCCTCCATAGCGGCATTTAACGATGCTTTAACGATTGCGAATAATCCTTCTGGATTGGCTTGGTTAGACAGTCGTGTCGATATTGGCGCGACTATATTTAACCCTAAGCGTTCTGCTGAAATTGAGGGGAATTTGGCAGGTGCCAACGGTCATTACAGTGGCAATGGACGTGAATATTTTGTTCTACCTGAATTTGCGGTCAATAAGAAAGTAAATGATACGGTTGCTTTGGGTTTAGCGATTTATGGTAACGGCGGTATGAATACCTCCTACAAGAAAAATCCGTATGCAGCTTTTGGGAATACAGGTGAGGCAGGGGTGGATTTAGCGCAGATTTTTATTTCTCCATCTGTGGCTTGGCGTTATAGCGAAAACCAATCCATCGGTATTGCGACCAACATTCTTTATCAACGATTTGAAGCTAAAGGAATTTCAGGTTTTGCACCATTTTCTGTTGATGGGCAAAAACTGAGTAATAATGGTAAGGATTCTGCTACAGGCATAGGTGTTAAAGTCGGCTGGAGTGCCAAGCTAAATGATGTCGTAACTGTTGGTGCAAATTATTCTTCAAAAATTAAATCGGACAAATTTGATCAATATCGCGGTTTATTTGCTCAAGCAGGAGGTTTTGATGTACCGGAGAGCTACGGCGTAGGAGCCGCTTTTCAATTGACGCCTGCATTAACTGTATTAACCGATATAGCGCGTATTAATTATTCGGATGTAGATTCAGTTGGAAATCCTTTTAGTCTAGCTTCGGTGATGGCGGGTAATGGTTTTGGTTCAGAAAAAGGTCAGGGTTTTGGTTGGAAAGATATCAACGTTTACAGGATTGGTGCGGCATATCAAGTTAGTCCACAAGTGACGATAAGAGCTGGATATAGCCATAATGATCAGCCAATTCCTCAAGATCAAACCTTCTTGAATATTCTTGCACCTGGTGTAATTCAAGATCATCTCAGCGTGGGGGCGACGTGGAATATTGATCGTGCACAGGAGCTTAGTGTTGCATATACCTATGGTTTGAAAGAAACCGTAAAAGGAAGTCAATCTATTCCTTTGAACTTTGGCGGTGGTGAAGCTAATCTTGAAATGGATCAGCATATTTTAGGTGTTTCATATGGTCTGAAATTCTGA
- a CDS encoding antibiotic biosynthesis monooxygenase family protein, with protein sequence MIIAHVHLNIKPDQCEAFELAFQQAKEIIYPMEGLNAVQLIKHVEDQHRYILMVFWDRVENHTEGFRKSPEYQQWKTLLHPFYEQIPTVEYYQPQMLLKKKAP encoded by the coding sequence ATGATTATTGCGCATGTGCATTTAAATATTAAGCCTGATCAATGTGAAGCTTTTGAATTGGCTTTTCAGCAAGCCAAAGAGATTATTTATCCAATGGAAGGTTTGAATGCTGTACAGCTCATTAAACATGTCGAAGACCAGCATCGCTATATTTTGATGGTCTTTTGGGATCGTGTCGAAAATCATACTGAAGGTTTTAGGAAATCTCCTGAATATCAGCAGTGGAAAACATTATTGCACCCATTCTATGAACAGATACCAACGGTTGAATATTATCAGCCACAGATGTTGTTAAAAAAGAAAGCACCATAG
- a CDS encoding acetyl-CoA hydrolase/transferase family protein, whose amino-acid sequence MSLSRIRLATLHDKVMSAEQAARFIENDMTVGMSGFTRAGEAKAVPQALVEQAKKNPLKITLITGASLGNDLDKQLTEAGVLARRMPFQVDNTLRRAINNGEVMFIDQHLSETVEQMRNQQLKRPDIAVIEAVAITEDGHIVPTTSVGNSASFAIFAEKVIVEINTSLSENFEGLHDIYIPTYRPTRTPLPLTQVDDRIGSTAIQIDPAKIVGIVFNNTADSPSTVTAPDDETQGIANHLIAFFEKEVAAGRLAKNLGPLQAGIGSIANAVLTGLKDSNFEDLVMYSEVLQDCTFELIDAGKMKFASGSSITLSAQCGERVFGNLEHYKDKLVLRPQEISNHPEIVRRLGIIGINTALEFDIYGNVNSTHVCGTKMMNGIGGSGDFARNAHLAIFVTKSIAKGGDISSIVPMVSHVDHNEHDVDILVTEVGLADLRGLAPRERARVIIDNCVHPLYQAALNDYFDRACERGGHTPHILREALSWHANFEETGHMLANEKLAKTA is encoded by the coding sequence ATGTCTTTAAGTCGTATTCGCCTTGCTACCCTACATGACAAAGTGATGAGCGCTGAACAGGCTGCTCGCTTTATTGAAAATGATATGACGGTTGGTATGAGTGGTTTTACTCGTGCTGGAGAAGCGAAAGCTGTGCCACAAGCATTGGTCGAACAAGCTAAAAAAAATCCGTTAAAAATCACATTAATTACGGGTGCAAGCCTAGGGAATGACTTAGACAAACAATTGACGGAAGCAGGTGTACTTGCTCGTCGTATGCCATTCCAAGTTGATAATACTTTACGTCGCGCCATTAATAATGGTGAAGTAATGTTTATCGACCAACATTTGTCTGAAACTGTTGAGCAAATGCGTAATCAACAGCTTAAACGTCCAGATATTGCTGTGATTGAAGCTGTTGCGATTACAGAAGATGGTCATATCGTACCGACAACCTCTGTAGGCAACTCTGCAAGTTTCGCGATTTTTGCTGAAAAAGTGATCGTTGAAATTAATACCTCATTGAGCGAAAACTTTGAGGGCTTACACGATATTTATATTCCAACATATCGTCCAACACGTACCCCACTTCCATTAACTCAAGTCGATGATCGTATTGGTTCAACTGCAATCCAAATTGACCCAGCAAAAATCGTAGGCATCGTTTTTAATAATACGGCCGACTCACCTTCAACTGTGACTGCGCCTGACGATGAAACTCAAGGGATTGCAAATCACCTTATCGCTTTCTTTGAAAAAGAAGTTGCTGCAGGTCGTTTAGCGAAAAATCTAGGTCCTTTACAAGCGGGTATTGGTTCTATTGCAAACGCTGTTCTCACTGGTTTGAAAGATTCAAACTTCGAAGATCTTGTGATGTACTCTGAAGTACTTCAAGACTGTACGTTTGAGTTGATCGATGCAGGTAAAATGAAATTTGCTTCTGGTAGCTCAATTACACTTTCAGCTCAGTGTGGCGAGCGTGTATTTGGCAATCTAGAGCACTACAAAGATAAATTAGTCTTACGTCCACAAGAAATTTCAAATCACCCTGAAATTGTGCGTCGCTTAGGTATTATTGGGATCAACACTGCCCTTGAATTTGATATTTATGGCAATGTGAACTCAACTCACGTTTGCGGTACAAAAATGATGAATGGTATCGGCGGTTCAGGTGATTTTGCACGTAATGCTCACCTTGCAATCTTTGTTACCAAGTCAATCGCAAAAGGTGGTGATATTTCATCAATCGTACCAATGGTAAGCCACGTTGATCATAATGAGCATGATGTTGACATTCTGGTAACTGAAGTTGGTTTAGCAGATTTACGTGGCTTAGCACCTCGTGAGCGCGCACGTGTGATTATTGACAACTGCGTACACCCACTTTATCAAGCTGCCTTAAATGATTATTTTGATCGTGCCTGCGAGCGCGGTGGCCATACACCTCATATTCTTCGTGAAGCACTGTCATGGCATGCGAACTTCGAAGAAACAGGTCATATGTTAGCAAACGAAAAATTAGCAAAAACTGCTTAA